The nucleotide window TCGTGCAGTAGAAGGAACATGAAGAAGACAAATATCGTCGCAAGCGCTGTCTGCGAGACATAATGGCAAAGCGTGTTGAGATTGAACTTGGGATCAAACATGTGCGGAACGCGAGGGGGCCGGTCCCGGCTTTGTTCATCTGCCATAGGACTGTATCTCCTTTGGGCCAATCAAATGAGCTGGCGCTGCCGACATATCGGCACAACCAGCCAACGCAGCTACAAGGGCTAAGGTCTCATCGTTTCTTGCTCGAGTAGAACGACTTGTCATTATGGACGTATTCGATGATCTTACCGGCCTGTTGAAGCTCGCGGAGCTTCCCTATAATCACCGGCCTCTTCTCGCTTACGGCGCTCTCTATATCCTCGATCGTGCAAGGACGACGCAAGACAAGCGCCAAGACATCTGCGGTAATATCCCTTCCAGTTGAGACGCCGAAATCTCTATTTGGTTGACCGATTACCGCCGCCCTCGGCCCCAATCCGGCCACGAAATCCTCCAGTTTCTTGTTGGACACCGGCCGCGCCCAGTCCTCTGCCCCGGGCCGCTCCACTGTCCCAACCTGAATCTGTGCTGGGTCGATGCGCATCACGGCGTCCGACAGCGCGGCCAAGTCTTCTTGTGAGTCGTTGAGGCCTTCTACGAGCAGAACCTCGAGCCAGACCTCGCCCGCAAAAGCTCTGACGAACTCCGCGGTCGCCTCGGCAATGTCCTTGACCAACATTCCTTTCACTGGCCGGTTGACTCTCTCAAAAGTGCTCTGCCTGGCTGCGTCGAGCGACGGCACCACCAAGTCCGCGGCTAAGAGCTCGTTGAAGACGTTGCCTTGCGTCAGAATAGAGCCGTTCGTGAGGACCGCGACCCTTGTCTCGGTCTTCTTCTTGACCTCGCGGATGAACTCTCCGCACTGGACGTTCAAAGTCGGCTCGCCACTGCCGCTCAGTGTGATGTAGTCGATACGCCGGCCGCTCTTTATGATTCTCAACACCTCATCGAGGACTGGGGAGAGCGAATCGAAATGTCTGCGCCGGACTGCCTCGTGAACCGTAGTCCGGCCGCACTCGCAGTAGATACAGTCGAAGGTGCAGGTCTTGTATGGCACCATATCGATTCCAAGCGACATTCCTAAGCGCCTCGATGGAACCGGTCCGAATACATACTTCATGATTTCTCCATATCAAGCACGAGAATACTTGTAGATGAGACAATAGCAGATTGTTCTGGCGTCTGTAATTGGCAATCACAGCTTGGCGAGTGCCCGTTCTCCGTAGTAGCACTACGAAGGGTGAATCAGCCCATTTTTCGGACAGGGAACACGAACGGGGTGCCGGTCGATTGGTTTCTGACCACAGTAACCTCCGTCTCGAAAACGCGCTTGATGTTCTGAACCGAGAGAACATCTGAAGGTCTGCCGAGCGCCTCGGCCTTGCCGGACGCCATCATTAGAAGCCGGTCGCAATACCCTGAGGCCAGGTTGAGATCGTGGAGCACAGCTGCGACTGCGAGACCGTGGTCCTTGGCCAGAGACATGAGAACATCGAAGACGCTCGCGACATGTTTGATGTCAAGGTGGCTGGTTGGCTCGTCAAGCAGCAGGACCCTCGGCTGCTGAGCCAATGCCATTGCTATCATAACCCGCTGTCTCTCGCCCCCAGAAAGCTCGCCGAAATACCTATCAGCGAGATGTGCGGTGTCTGTGTCCATCATCGCGCGCCTTGCGACTTGTTCATCGCTTGCCTTTTCGGAGCGAAGAGGTGCGAGGTGCGGCAAGCGTCCCATCAAGACGATCTCGAGTGCTCGATAGGGGAACGTCGTTGGGGCCTGATGCGGCACAAACGCAATAGAGCGAGCGATCGTCCGTGCTTTGAGCGCAGTCAGGCGCTCTCCGTTCAGCGCGATGAGGCCAGAATGAGGTCGCAAAAAGCCGTTCAGTAGCCGCAAGAGAGTAGTCTTGCCTGCCCCATTCGGCCCCACAATCCCAAGTATCTCACCGGCCGCCAGCGAGACATCCAGTGGCCCCAGCGCAAATCCTGACGCTTGGTATAAGAAGCCTAGTCCGGCCGCTGCAATGACCGCCTGTCGCACGGGCCGTTCTGACTCCCCGTGTTCGTTTCCTGACCTTTGACCTGTCCCTGCTGGCCCTTGACTCATTTCACTCTGACCAGACGATCTTCGAGCGTCTTCTAAGAACATAAATGAAGAACGGGGCGCCTATTAGAGCGGTTACAGCGCCGACTGGGACCTCCGCTGGGGACAGAACCCATCTGCCAAAGGAGTCCGCGAAGACGACGAGCGTCCCCCCAACAAGCGCTGAGGCAGGCAGCACGAACCTGTGGTCGGCCGTAACAAGAGTTCGGCACAAATGAGGCGCTACCAGGCCTACAAATCCTATCATTCCGCTTGTCGAGACGGCCGAGCCAACGACGATTGCACAGATCAAGAATATCGCCTGTTTGGCACGTGAAACCTCCACACCTAGCGCAAATGCGGCCTCGTCGCCCAGCGACATCGCGTTCATTTTCTTTGCAAACGTTGAGACCCAGAGGCCGCCCGCCACCATGATAATAAGTGGGACGGCTCGCCATTCACCAGTGCTTTCGAGGTCGCCCATCAGCCACAGCAGCAGTGAGTGGACCCTGTAGGGACTTGCGGCCGAGTAGATCATCATCATGACTGCGGATAGGAACGAGTTTAGGATGACGCCGCAGAGGATCAGCGTGTGTGGGTTTATCGTGCCGTGAACGATTGCTATTCGGTAGATGAAGACCGTCGCAAGCATAGCCCCGAAAAAAGCAATCAACGGCAGGCTCGCGCCTGGCAGGAAAGGAATAGTAATCCCCAGAACAATGGCGATTGAGGCGCCCAGTGCCGCGCCGCTTGAGACGCCCAAGATGAACGGGTCTGCCAGCGGATTGCGGAGGATGCACTGAAAGGCCGTGCCGACAACGCCAAGCGAGGCGCCAACGACAAAACCAGTCATAACGCGTGGGACGCGGATTCTCAGGACTATTGTCTGCTGCACGGCAGACCAATCGGGTGCCCATTGGCCAAACCCAAGGTGGGAAAGGATGATCTTGGCGACTTTCAGAGGAGATATTGGCACAGGTCCGATAGCGCAGCCGACTGCGACCGCAATCGCGGCCAGCAGTGTGTAACCGACCCACCAGGCTGTCCAGGTGAGCCTCCTCCTTCGCAAGAAGGTCTGGCCCTGCGTCGCAGGAAGTTTATTCTCTGGGCTCTTCTGAAACAACATTCCTCACGTGCTTAAGGGGGAGAAGCGACGTGCCCTCCCGCTTCGAGATACATTCATTTGGTAACTACGTTACCGAATCGGTGTTGGTGATACAACCCGTGTAGCCCGCCTCTTGCGGCGAGTGAAGCACCGGCCCGATGACTGCCTCACTGGCGGTCAACGAGGGACGGTAGGGCTATGGGCACCGCGGGTTCTGTTTCTGCGATCTTTGTTAGTGTATGTGTGCAGCTGTGACAGGTGAAGCTTTTAGGACGCCCCTTTTTTCTGCGCAGTTTCTCCTGCGAATTAGAGGCTGTCCAATAAGTCGGTTTCAACGGGGATGACGCAGCGGGGTATGCCGCATGTAGGGGCAGGCCTTGTGTCTGCCCGAATATATAGATGGGCGGAGACAAGCCCCGCCCCTACACAACCTCGGACCCGACTTATTGGACAGCGACTCACACTGAGGCAGCATGCAATTGTTTTGAATTGTCGCGTTGATATGAGAAAGTGTTTGAACGGTAAGAGATATGAGGTCTTTTCTTCAGAGCAGCGTTTGGATAACTTTGTAATAGCCGCAAAGCGACAGATGAGGCCGACCCACACAGTTGAAGTCATGATGGCCTGCGCAGTCTTTTTTTTGGCGCTTGCCGTCGCTCAGCCGTTGCGTGCAGACGTCCTGGCCGAAGGGCGCGCCTCGGGCAGGACCCCCGAGCGCTGCGGTTTGGGGATGACCTATGGGAACACCTACAAGCCGGGCACCGACATTCAGGGGGTGGAGGTGTCGGGATTTATGCTAATAGACCCCAGCACGGTGTGGCCGCACATAGGCCTGGATTCCCTCCGATACAAGGTGGGCTGCAACGCGGGACTTATGGTGAGTCCGAGGGTGCGAGGCATAGTCTCGGCTGGCCTTATCCTGGTTTATTACCTCGGTGACTTTGGCGATCATCATTTCCGTCCGTTTGTCCAGGGTGGGTGCCACATCATTTATGATGACTTTCAGGTCCCCGGGCAGGGCTTGAGGGTGAATTTCAATCCTCAAGGCGGTGTTGGCGCTCAGTTCGACGTCTTTTCAGGCCGAACTTTCTACACGGTTTTCTCGGTCAAACATATCTCCAATGGCAGCATCCGGCCCGAAAACGCTGGCATCAACGCGGTTGCTTTTACGATTGGGCGTCTCTTCTAGGATGCAAGCGCTCCGCGCCCGTCTGTCGATGCCCAATCAGATGAGCGATGGTGTAGCTTTGCAGAACCGCCAAAGCAGCGTTACATCTGCACTGGAGCGACTTCGGGCGAATCTGGACTCGTGCAAGCTCTGTCCGCGGGCGTGCGGTGTGGACCGAGCTTCGGGCGAGCGCGGCTATTGCCGGGCGGGCGCTCGCGCAAAAATCTTCCGGTTCGGGCCACACGTCGGCGAGGAACCTCCGGTCAGCGGCACGAGAGGCTCTGGCACGGTCTTTTTTGCGCATTGCACGATGAGGTGCATCTTTTGCCAGAACTACCGCTTTAGCCAGCAGGACCGGGGCAAGGAGGTGAGCGCCGACGAGCTTCGCGGGATGTTCTTGTCTCTTCAGACGGCTGGATGCCACAATCTGAACCTTGTTACGCCGACCCATTTCCTTCCGCAGATACTCGAAGGGCTGAGTATGGCGCAAGCGGCCGGTTTTGACCTTCCGATCGTCTATAACACGAGCTCATACGAGAATACGGATACCATCGAGTCGCTTGATGGAATGGTTGACGTATATCTTGCCGATGCGCGATATGCCGACGAACATCTGGCTCACGACTATTCGGAGGCAGCGGACTACGTCGCCCGTTCTCGAGAGGCTTTAAGGGCGATGTGGCGTCAGTGTGGGCCTCTCGCGTTGGATGGCGAGGGCATCGCTCAAAAAGGGCTCATAATTAGACATCTGGTCTTGCCGGGTCATTTGAAAGATACGAGTCGCGTTCTGGAGTGGATTGCGAAGAGCATCTCAACTGACGTTGCGGTCAGCCTGATGGGCCAGTATCGCCCAATGCACAGGGCAGTCGGCCACCGGACGCTTGGCCGCCGGCTCTCTCTGGAAGAGTATGACGAGGCGCTCAAGGTCGCGAGTTCGCTCGATTTCGCGACGCTCTTTGTGCAGAGGCCTGATTCAGACTTCCCAGAGAAGTTGCTCGGGGACAAGATGGGCAGCAGCTGGTAGGCATCGCAAGCCGCCAGGTCTGCGCCTATCATCGCGCGTGTTCTCTCTTCTTATCTAGCCGCCCCCGGCCTTTCCCTGCGCTCAATCCCTGAAGCAGAGAACGATGATCATGAATTGGGGATTCATGCGACGAGAAGAAAATCACGACAGAGATGAGCAGCATTGGCTCAACGGCAAGCTCTACATCGTGGCCACCGGTCGCACCGGGACAACAATCGCTAGGAAAACTGGCTTAGCCAACGATAAGTATTGCTGCGGCGTGGAGGGTTTTGTGGTTTGACCTTCCATATATTATTCTTGGAGTGAGATGTACGGGAAGGAGTTATTCGGGGAGCGCGTTTGCCTAGTGCTCGTGCTCATTATTGCCGTTGCTATATCGGCAGCGGGAAGCGACCTCTCAAGCCAGCTGCGAAGTAACAAGGCACAGCTTGATTCGCTCGTGTTGGCCGCGAAGCTCTTGGAGCAACAGCTCGCCCAGGTGGTTACCCGGCTTGAACTGGTCTCGGAGCAATACGTGCTGCCAGAGAACCAGCATCCGGCGGAAGGGTCAATCGACTGGCTAGGCGCGGACCTGTTGACCTCCGAGTTCGTTCAGCTTGTCCTTTGGGTGAACGACAAGGGCGGCGTGTTCCAGGCCTATCCCGAGTCCGCCTTGTCCAGCGAGACGAGGTTCGTCGGTCCCGCAGTTTTTAGGCTGATAAAGCGGTCTGTGCGCAATAAAGCGGCTGTCGCCTCCTCAATCGTCAACATCGGCGATAGCACGGAGGGCTTTTGGGTAACGTTTCCTGTCTTCAAGGATGGCTCGCTCATATACTCCGTAGTTGCGTCGATCAACCTTGACGCCATTCAGCGAATGGTTCCTCTCTCGTTGAGGCAGAAGATATTCGTCCTCGATGACGGTGGGCATACATCCCTGGCGTTGGAACGGCTGCGAGGTGTTCTCGGGTGGGATGCGAGCCTGGTGCTTGGCGGCGACACCGTCTCAGTTGCACCCTCACCGACAGACCTAGTGGCCGCCGGGATGCCGGGCGTGTTGAGGCTCACCCAACCGCCACTCGCAGCTGCGAACGAGCAGAGAGCAGTCCAGCTGATCGTCGCCCCGTTCAAGTTCCTCGACCGCAAGTGCGCCCTGTGTTCATTGAGGCCCTTTGCCGGTTCGCCCGAGCAGTCCTCGGCGAAAGAGTATCCAGCATCCCTGCCGGTAGTTCTCTCTGTCGCGGCGGCCGGGATTGTGCTGCTGTTGCTGCTGCTGGGGTTGGGTGCCTGGCGTTCCCGGATGCGGGCTGCGCCTCGACAAGAGCTGTCGGAGGCCGCCCCAGCTTCTGATTCAGGGATTTGGGCAAAGACGTTTGATGCTGTCCCGTCTGCTATGTTCGTTGCGGATAGTAATGCCCATGTTGTGGCGGCAAATCGCGCCATGTATTCGCTGCTTGGAAAGACGGCGCCTGCCTCGTTATCCGGGGAAAGTGCGGACGCGATTTTCGGGGACGAGTCCACGGGCAAAATGCGTGCTTTTTTCGAGGCAGTTCAGGCTGTGGGCAGCGCGAGGACAAATGTGTTGCCAACGAGTTCTCAAGACGAGATTATTGAGCTTGAGTTGGATGGGCATTTGCTGACGTCTGACGGCGTGAAGAACATCTTGGTGATCTGTAGGAGTAAGGGCACGAGCGTTCAGACAGGCTCAGAGGTGGCAACTCCATCGGCCCTTGAGTTGGAATCCTATCTTGAGACGATCCTCAACGGGCTGAACGAGGCAGTCATGGTTGTTGACGCCAACTATCGCATCAAAAGAGCCAACAAGCAGTTCTTGAAGTTGGTGGAAGAGGACAGCCAGGAGAGCGTTTTGGGTCGGCCGTGCCACGAGGTTCTTTACGGACGAGAAGAGCCGTGCAGCACCGAGGAAATGAGCTGTCCGGTGAGAGATGTCCTAGAGAAAAGCCGGTCGGTTGGCATTGTGCATCATCGGGAATTGGCCGACGGGGCGGACCAGTTCTTGGAGATATTCGCATGTCCCATTGAGGCGCGTGGCGCTGAGCCTGAGATCATGGTCTCTCTCAGGGATATAACCGAGAAGACTCACCTTTCGATGCAGCTTGCTAGGGCGGACAAGCTCAAGGCGTTGGGTGAGATGGCCTCGGGCGTCGCTCATGATTTCAATAATCTTCTGGGCGTCATACTGGGGCGCACGCAGATGTTGATCAGGATGATCGGGGGTCAGGACGCCGGGACAAGGCGCAATCTCGAGATAATCGAGAGGACGGCGCTTGATGGTGCGGAGACAGTTCGCCGCATCCAGGGATTCGCGAAGATAGGCGACACTTCGGCGTTCGTTCCGGTCGATCTCGGCGAGATGATCGAGGACTCACTCGGCATAACGAGGCCTCGGTGGAGGGAGCAGATGCAGGTTAAGGGGGTGGTGATCGAGACCAAGTTCGTGAAATCCAGGGTCCCTCGGGTGGCTGGCAAGCCGTCCGAACTGCGCGAGGTCTTTGTGAACCTGATCAACAATGCGATAGACGCGATGCCTGAGGGTGGGCGCATCACGATCGAGACGGGCACGGACGAGGACAACGTGTATGCGCTCGTGAGCGATAACGGCGAGGGCATACCGGTCAAGATAATGGACAAGGTATTCGACCCATTCTTCACGACGCGAGAACCGACGAACAGTGGGCTTGGGTTGTCAATAGTCTTCGGGATAGTCGAGCGCCACGGGGGCTCGATAACGGTCAACAGCAAGTTGGGCGAGTGGACGGAGTTCAGGATTGAGATTCCTGCCCTGTTGGGCGACTTCAGGGAGGCGGAGCAGCCTCAGAAGGAGGCCCCTCGGCCCAGGCCGGCGCAGAAGAAAGCCCGCGTTCTGGTGATCGATGACGAGGAGGACATAAGGAATCTCCTTGTCGATATGCTGGCTGGGGAGGGGCACGAAGTTGAGATCGCCTCGTCCGGCGAGGAGGGCATCAAAAAATGCGAGAGGGGCAAATACGACTACGTGATAACGGATTTGGGTATGCCTCGGATGAGCGGCTGGGATGTGGCCAAACGCGTCAAGGCCCTCAGGCCTGATGCGAGAGTGATTCTGGCGACTGGCTGGGGGGTGCATTTCGATGAGGAGAAGCTCAAGTCCGCTGGCGTGGAGCGCATCATCACTAAGCCGTTTGAGGTTGACGAGGTCCTTAACTGCATCAATGGCCACCACTGAGACTACCCTTCTGCCCGTGGATTCCGCCTGCCATGGCTGGCTACGACCTGTTCGTTAAGTATCTCATCGAGAGATTGCTTTGCAATATCTTGGCGCAAAGCAACAAAAACAGCGGAGGGTTGCGAGGGGGCGCCTCGCACGTGCGGAGCTTCGGCTTAGACTAGAGATGATTGGGGGAGTGAATCCTTCATGACTGTGACATGCGAGGAAGAAATAGAGGTTGTGTGCCTCTTTGGTGTCAGGGGCGAGGCCTACGGGATGTTCCCGCTGAAGGCGAGACTCTTGTCCAGCGGTTCCTCGAGTGGCGGCCTCGTTTTCAACATCAAGGAGGTAACAGGTCGCTGGGTGAGCAAGGAGGGCGTTTATCACCGCTATCATTACGCCGTAGTTGATGATGCTGAAAATCACGCCGAGATATTCCTCGATACGAGGCACATGAAATGGTTCATAAAGCTTAAAGGAGATTGATGATCCACTAAGGACACTAAGACACACTAAGAAGGATACCTTCGTGTTCCTTCGTGAACTTCGTGGACCCCTCATAACATATTAGTCCACAAAGGAGTGGGGTTAGAACATGGTCGAGTTGGTCTTGAAAGATGAGGTTTTTGCCGTGGTAGGGGCAGCCATTGAGGTTCATCGGGAACTCGGCCACGGCTTTTTGGAGGCCGTTTGCCAGGAGGCGATGGAGATTGAACTGCAAAGCCAAGGGATTCCGTTTGAGGGACAGAAACCGTTGCAGATTCATTACAAAGGGAAACTGCTTGCCAAAGAGTACTTTGCGGATATCGTCTGCTATGGTCAGATAATCTTGGAGCTGAAGGCTGCCGATCGGCTGTCGGACAAAGATAGGGCGCAGATATTGAACTACCTGAAGGTCACCGGGCTTCGCGTTGGTCTTCTCGTCAATTTCGGGAGCCACGGCAAACTGGAGTGGGAGA belongs to bacterium and includes:
- a CDS encoding ABC transporter ATP-binding protein; the protein is MRQAVIAAAGLGFLYQASGFALGPLDVSLAAGEILGIVGPNGAGKTTLLRLLNGFLRPHSGLIALNGERLTALKARTIARSIAFVPHQAPTTFPYRALEIVLMGRLPHLAPLRSEKASDEQVARRAMMDTDTAHLADRYFGELSGGERQRVMIAMALAQQPRVLLLDEPTSHLDIKHVASVFDVLMSLAKDHGLAVAAVLHDLNLASGYCDRLLMMASGKAEALGRPSDVLSVQNIKRVFETEVTVVRNQSTGTPFVFPVRKMG
- a CDS encoding radical SAM protein — protein: MSDGVALQNRQSSVTSALERLRANLDSCKLCPRACGVDRASGERGYCRAGARAKIFRFGPHVGEEPPVSGTRGSGTVFFAHCTMRCIFCQNYRFSQQDRGKEVSADELRGMFLSLQTAGCHNLNLVTPTHFLPQILEGLSMAQAAGFDLPIVYNTSSYENTDTIESLDGMVDVYLADARYADEHLAHDYSEAADYVARSREALRAMWRQCGPLALDGEGIAQKGLIIRHLVLPGHLKDTSRVLEWIAKSISTDVAVSLMGQYRPMHRAVGHRTLGRRLSLEEYDEALKVASSLDFATLFVQRPDSDFPEKLLGDKMGSSW
- a CDS encoding radical SAM protein, with amino-acid sequence MKYVFGPVPSRRLGMSLGIDMVPYKTCTFDCIYCECGRTTVHEAVRRRHFDSLSPVLDEVLRIIKSGRRIDYITLSGSGEPTLNVQCGEFIREVKKKTETRVAVLTNGSILTQGNVFNELLAADLVVPSLDAARQSTFERVNRPVKGMLVKDIAEATAEFVRAFAGEVWLEVLLVEGLNDSQEDLAALSDAVMRIDPAQIQVGTVERPGAEDWARPVSNKKLEDFVAGLGPRAAVIGQPNRDFGVSTGRDITADVLALVLRRPCTIEDIESAVSEKRPVIIGKLRELQQAGKIIEYVHNDKSFYSSKKR
- a CDS encoding ATP-binding protein, producing the protein MYGKELFGERVCLVLVLIIAVAISAAGSDLSSQLRSNKAQLDSLVLAAKLLEQQLAQVVTRLELVSEQYVLPENQHPAEGSIDWLGADLLTSEFVQLVLWVNDKGGVFQAYPESALSSETRFVGPAVFRLIKRSVRNKAAVASSIVNIGDSTEGFWVTFPVFKDGSLIYSVVASINLDAIQRMVPLSLRQKIFVLDDGGHTSLALERLRGVLGWDASLVLGGDTVSVAPSPTDLVAAGMPGVLRLTQPPLAAANEQRAVQLIVAPFKFLDRKCALCSLRPFAGSPEQSSAKEYPASLPVVLSVAAAGIVLLLLLLGLGAWRSRMRAAPRQELSEAAPASDSGIWAKTFDAVPSAMFVADSNAHVVAANRAMYSLLGKTAPASLSGESADAIFGDESTGKMRAFFEAVQAVGSARTNVLPTSSQDEIIELELDGHLLTSDGVKNILVICRSKGTSVQTGSEVATPSALELESYLETILNGLNEAVMVVDANYRIKRANKQFLKLVEEDSQESVLGRPCHEVLYGREEPCSTEEMSCPVRDVLEKSRSVGIVHHRELADGADQFLEIFACPIEARGAEPEIMVSLRDITEKTHLSMQLARADKLKALGEMASGVAHDFNNLLGVILGRTQMLIRMIGGQDAGTRRNLEIIERTALDGAETVRRIQGFAKIGDTSAFVPVDLGEMIEDSLGITRPRWREQMQVKGVVIETKFVKSRVPRVAGKPSELREVFVNLINNAIDAMPEGGRITIETGTDEDNVYALVSDNGEGIPVKIMDKVFDPFFTTREPTNSGLGLSIVFGIVERHGGSITVNSKLGEWTEFRIEIPALLGDFREAEQPQKEAPRPRPAQKKARVLVIDDEEDIRNLLVDMLAGEGHEVEIASSGEEGIKKCERGKYDYVITDLGMPRMSGWDVAKRVKALRPDARVILATGWGVHFDEEKLKSAGVERIITKPFEVDEVLNCINGHH
- a CDS encoding GxxExxY protein → MVELVLKDEVFAVVGAAIEVHRELGHGFLEAVCQEAMEIELQSQGIPFEGQKPLQIHYKGKLLAKEYFADIVCYGQIILELKAADRLSDKDRAQILNYLKVTGLRVGLLVNFGSHGKLEWERLVR
- a CDS encoding iron ABC transporter permease; translated protein: MLFQKSPENKLPATQGQTFLRRRRLTWTAWWVGYTLLAAIAVAVGCAIGPVPISPLKVAKIILSHLGFGQWAPDWSAVQQTIVLRIRVPRVMTGFVVGASLGVVGTAFQCILRNPLADPFILGVSSGAALGASIAIVLGITIPFLPGASLPLIAFFGAMLATVFIYRIAIVHGTINPHTLILCGVILNSFLSAVMMMIYSAASPYRVHSLLLWLMGDLESTGEWRAVPLIIMVAGGLWVSTFAKKMNAMSLGDEAAFALGVEVSRAKQAIFLICAIVVGSAVSTSGMIGFVGLVAPHLCRTLVTADHRFVLPASALVGGTLVVFADSFGRWVLSPAEVPVGAVTALIGAPFFIYVLRRRSKIVWSE
- a CDS encoding acyloxyacyl hydrolase, whose translation is MNGKRYEVFSSEQRLDNFVIAAKRQMRPTHTVEVMMACAVFFLALAVAQPLRADVLAEGRASGRTPERCGLGMTYGNTYKPGTDIQGVEVSGFMLIDPSTVWPHIGLDSLRYKVGCNAGLMVSPRVRGIVSAGLILVYYLGDFGDHHFRPFVQGGCHIIYDDFQVPGQGLRVNFNPQGGVGAQFDVFSGRTFYTVFSVKHISNGSIRPENAGINAVAFTIGRLF